From a region of the Hallerella porci genome:
- the fabG gene encoding 3-oxoacyl-ACP reductase FabG, whose product MENEKRILVTGASGGIGFAITKAVLEAGYSVVAHYNSHAEKLKELAETFSDKIQLMQFNLTDRKNCREVLEKDISENGAYYGVVLSSGICKDTAFPAMTEDYWDKVIDVNLNGFYNVLQPIVMPMCRKRKGRIITIASVSGIIGNRGQVNYSASKGGLIAASKALAVELASRNITVNSVAPGLIETEMIKDAPLDMILPSIPMKRVGKPEEVAATVLFLLSDGAAYITRQVISVNGGLA is encoded by the coding sequence ATGGAAAACGAAAAACGCATTTTAGTAACGGGTGCAAGCGGAGGCATTGGCTTTGCGATTACGAAAGCTGTTTTAGAAGCGGGCTATTCCGTTGTGGCGCATTACAATAGTCACGCAGAAAAATTAAAAGAGCTCGCAGAAACTTTCAGCGATAAAATTCAGTTGATGCAATTTAATTTGACGGATCGGAAAAATTGCAGAGAAGTTTTAGAAAAAGATATTTCTGAAAATGGCGCTTATTACGGAGTCGTTTTGTCTTCGGGAATTTGCAAAGATACCGCATTCCCTGCGATGACAGAAGATTATTGGGATAAAGTCATCGATGTGAATTTAAACGGATTTTACAATGTGTTGCAACCGATTGTGATGCCGATGTGCAGAAAACGCAAAGGGCGCATTATAACGATTGCTTCGGTTTCGGGCATTATTGGAAATCGCGGACAAGTCAATTATAGCGCAAGCAAAGGCGGCTTAATTGCTGCAAGTAAAGCGCTTGCGGTCGAACTGGCTTCAAGAAATATTACGGTAAACAGTGTCGCTCCAGGCTTAATCGAAACGGAAATGATTAAGGATGCTCCACTCGATATGATTTTACCTTCGATTCCGATGAAACGTGTCGGAAAACCTGAAGAAGTTGCTGCAACCGTTTTATTCTTGCTTTCAGATGGTGCAGCTTACATTACTCGCCAAGTCATTTCTGTAAACGGAGGATTAGCTTAA
- a CDS encoding sigma 54-interacting transcriptional regulator, whose amino-acid sequence MADSKKLLEIAARSSIPVLLCGESGTGKEVMARRLHAMSDRAQGAFVAVNCGAISPGLVESLFEGSCRGAFTGAVSNQQGFVRAADHGTLFLDEIGELPLEIQTRLLRILQERSVTPVGSQQSIPVDFRLICATHRNLQAAVCAGKFREDLFFRLNVFPIRLLPLRERIDELRTIAVEIWRELSSRNLTESELKSLCQFPWPGNVRQLKNVLERFQLLQNLGETLDDILSSEPWDFRSLQNIHVQELSASLYRSVKTPAWKSIQETLLQCGNNKTKAAARLGISRGSLCYQIKIHNQQLRNLEN is encoded by the coding sequence ATGGCGGATTCCAAAAAACTTTTAGAGATCGCAGCGCGGTCTTCCATTCCGGTTCTTCTTTGTGGAGAATCGGGGACAGGAAAGGAAGTGATGGCGAGGCGATTGCATGCGATGAGCGATCGTGCGCAAGGCGCATTTGTCGCGGTAAATTGTGGCGCAATTAGCCCCGGACTTGTGGAAAGTCTTTTTGAAGGCTCGTGCCGAGGCGCTTTTACAGGAGCGGTTTCTAATCAGCAAGGATTTGTCCGCGCGGCAGATCACGGCACACTTTTTCTCGATGAAATCGGTGAACTTCCTCTCGAAATTCAAACGCGTTTACTGCGCATTTTACAAGAACGCTCGGTGACGCCGGTCGGTTCGCAGCAAAGTATTCCGGTGGACTTTCGATTGATTTGTGCAACGCATCGCAATTTACAAGCAGCGGTGTGTGCAGGGAAATTCCGCGAGGATTTATTCTTCCGATTAAATGTGTTCCCAATTCGATTGCTCCCGCTGCGTGAACGGATCGATGAATTGCGCACAATCGCAGTAGAAATTTGGCGGGAATTGTCTTCGCGAAATTTAACAGAAAGTGAATTAAAAAGTTTGTGTCAATTTCCGTGGCCCGGAAATGTGCGGCAACTGAAAAATGTATTAGAACGATTTCAGCTTTTGCAAAATTTGGGCGAAACTTTGGACGATATTTTGTCGAGTGAACCGTGGGATTTTCGTTCATTACAAAATATTCATGTGCAGGAATTGTCTGCGTCATTATATCGCAGCGTAAAAACTCCCGCTTGGAAAAGTATTCAAGAAACACTTTTGCAATGCGGAAACAACAAAACAAAGGCGGCAGCACGGCTGGGAATTAGCCGCGGCTCACTTTGTTATCAAATAAAAATTCACAATCAACAACTGAGGAATTTGGAGAACTAA
- a CDS encoding beta-ketoacyl-ACP synthase, translating into MRRVVVTGGSSISPLGMDDEVIFNRLHEFKNCVKCMPEWDCYKQINTRLAAPILFDLPEFPRKKMRGMGRVAHMAVASAERALTCAGYDLNDPELKAGRIGVAYGSSMGNFEAIKEFMSMIMFNDSTKITATSYIRCMPQTCAVNISVLLGLTGRLITTNTACTAGSLSIGYAYENIMQGMQDVMIAGGAEELNPTGSAVFDILFATSVKNDTPEITPASYDRDRDGLVIGEGAGSLILEEYEHAKARGAKIYAEVVGFGTNTDGNHLTQPKKETMQIALELAIKNAGISPDAIGYVNGHGTATKFGDIAETQATYGAFKGRAVPISSLKSYVGHTLGACGAIEAWESIQMMNKKWFSPNLNLKNVDPECGELDYITGTGREMDIEYFMSNNFAFGGINTSLIFKRI; encoded by the coding sequence ATGCGTCGCGTTGTTGTAACAGGTGGATCGAGCATTTCCCCTTTGGGAATGGACGATGAAGTGATTTTTAATCGCTTGCATGAATTTAAAAATTGCGTTAAGTGCATGCCGGAATGGGATTGTTACAAACAAATTAACACGCGCCTTGCTGCTCCGATTTTGTTTGACTTGCCCGAATTTCCTCGTAAAAAAATGCGCGGAATGGGACGCGTTGCTCATATGGCTGTAGCTTCAGCAGAACGTGCGTTAACTTGTGCGGGATACGATTTGAATGATCCCGAATTAAAAGCAGGACGCATCGGCGTAGCGTATGGCTCATCGATGGGAAATTTCGAAGCCATTAAAGAATTTATGTCGATGATTATGTTTAATGATTCGACAAAAATTACGGCTACGAGTTACATTCGCTGCATGCCACAAACGTGCGCAGTAAACATTAGCGTTTTGCTTGGACTGACGGGACGTTTGATTACAACGAATACCGCGTGCACTGCCGGAAGTTTATCGATTGGCTATGCCTACGAAAATATCATGCAAGGAATGCAAGATGTGATGATTGCAGGCGGTGCCGAAGAATTGAATCCGACAGGTTCTGCGGTCTTTGATATTTTATTTGCAACGAGCGTAAAAAATGACACTCCCGAAATTACTCCCGCCTCTTATGACCGAGACCGCGATGGCCTTGTAATCGGTGAAGGCGCAGGCTCTTTAATTTTAGAAGAATATGAACACGCAAAAGCGCGCGGCGCAAAAATTTATGCAGAAGTCGTCGGCTTTGGAACCAATACCGATGGCAATCATTTGACGCAGCCGAAAAAAGAAACGATGCAAATCGCTTTGGAATTGGCTATTAAAAATGCAGGAATTTCGCCTGATGCTATCGGTTATGTCAATGGACACGGAACAGCAACCAAATTCGGCGACATCGCAGAAACGCAAGCGACATACGGCGCTTTTAAAGGGCGCGCAGTTCCCATCAGCAGTTTAAAAAGTTATGTGGGACACACGCTGGGCGCTTGCGGCGCAATTGAAGCTTGGGAAAGTATTCAGATGATGAACAAAAAATGGTTCAGTCCGAATTTGAATCTTAAAAATGTGGATCCCGAATGTGGTGAATTAGATTACATCACAGGCACAGGGCGCGAAATGGATATTGAATATTTTATGAGCAATAATTTTGCGTTCGGAGGAATCAATACGTCGCTTATTTTTAAGCGCATTTAA
- a CDS encoding methyltransferase, whose translation MFDHYYTDEMDAVNAKFEAQKIAFAPLSFQAAKALRNLGILELVSKSRKKGITVKEIADKLNLSEYGVSVLMEMGLGMSIFKLKESTTEDLIYTLSKVGFFLLADDMTRVNMDFSEDVCYQGADDLEKSIRTGKPEGLKHFGNWTTVYEGLSQTSDQFKKSWFGFDHFYSDLAFPEALPIVFEKPVKRLFDIGGNTAKWAIQCCKFKSDVQVSIIDLPGQTAVAKENAKKAGFENRIDTISCNVLDSETKFPEGANAVWMSQFLDCFSLHQITKILTKIYPAVNSETDIYVLEPIWDKQRFEAASYSLQATSLYFTCIANGNSKMYRYKELKDAVEAGGFHLEEAHHNLGINSYSLLRFRKK comes from the coding sequence ATGTTTGATCATTATTACACCGACGAAATGGATGCGGTGAACGCAAAATTTGAGGCGCAAAAAATTGCGTTTGCGCCTCTTTCGTTCCAAGCGGCAAAAGCGCTTCGGAATTTAGGCATTTTGGAACTTGTGAGCAAATCCCGCAAAAAAGGTATCACCGTCAAAGAAATTGCAGATAAATTAAATTTATCCGAATACGGCGTTTCTGTTTTGATGGAAATGGGACTTGGCATGTCGATTTTTAAACTCAAAGAATCGACAACGGAAGATCTCATTTACACGCTTTCGAAAGTGGGATTTTTCTTACTCGCAGACGATATGACGCGCGTCAATATGGATTTTTCAGAAGACGTTTGCTACCAAGGCGCAGACGATTTAGAAAAATCAATTCGCACAGGAAAGCCCGAAGGCTTAAAACATTTTGGTAATTGGACGACCGTTTACGAAGGACTTTCGCAAACGAGCGATCAGTTCAAAAAAAGTTGGTTTGGATTTGATCATTTTTATTCGGATTTAGCGTTTCCAGAAGCGCTTCCGATTGTATTTGAAAAACCGGTGAAACGCCTTTTTGATATCGGCGGCAATACGGCGAAATGGGCAATTCAATGTTGCAAATTTAAAAGCGATGTTCAAGTTTCGATTATTGATTTGCCAGGGCAAACTGCAGTCGCCAAAGAAAATGCAAAAAAGGCGGGATTTGAAAATCGCATCGACACGATTTCGTGCAATGTATTAGATTCTGAAACGAAATTTCCAGAAGGCGCAAATGCCGTTTGGATGAGTCAATTTTTAGATTGTTTTTCGCTTCATCAAATCACAAAAATTTTGACGAAAATTTATCCGGCGGTAAATTCTGAAACGGATATTTATGTGCTTGAACCGATTTGGGATAAGCAACGTTTTGAAGCGGCTTCGTATTCGCTGCAAGCGACTTCGCTTTATTTTACTTGCATCGCAAACGGCAATAGCAAAATGTATCGCTATAAAGAATTGAAAGATGCCGTGGAAGCCGGCGGATTTCATTTAGAAGAAGCGCATCACAATTTAGGAATCAACAGTTATTCGCTTTTGCGTTTTCGTAAAAAATGA
- a CDS encoding beta-ketoacyl synthase chain length factor: protein MNLYVKKFSAWTSEDLPKLPYVSMLFRRRLSAITKMVVETVHAVSENLEPVHVTFASEFGEIVRQHKISEGILETSEVMPAQFSLSVFNAPVSAASIVEKNMQGYSAIFGGIYSFENGLKEACAPLISGRETERMFVFADERIPEDYQKIAPYPNPICALALRISTQKENSICELDFSKLPEFSTAAEQALYFLNHRLPK, encoded by the coding sequence ATGAATTTATACGTCAAAAAATTTTCGGCGTGGACATCGGAAGACTTGCCTAAACTTCCCTACGTTTCAATGCTTTTTAGAAGGCGCTTAAGCGCGATTACTAAAATGGTCGTTGAAACGGTGCACGCCGTTTCCGAAAATTTAGAACCGGTTCATGTGACGTTTGCTTCTGAATTTGGAGAAATTGTAAGACAGCATAAAATTTCTGAAGGCATTTTAGAAACAAGCGAAGTGATGCCTGCGCAATTTAGTTTATCTGTTTTTAATGCGCCCGTTTCGGCAGCATCCATTGTCGAAAAAAATATGCAAGGTTACAGCGCCATTTTTGGTGGCATTTATTCTTTTGAAAATGGTTTGAAAGAAGCGTGCGCGCCTTTAATTTCTGGTCGCGAAACAGAACGCATGTTTGTTTTTGCTGATGAACGCATTCCAGAAGATTATCAAAAAATTGCGCCTTATCCCAATCCGATTTGCGCACTTGCATTACGCATTTCGACTCAAAAAGAAAATTCCATTTGCGAATTAGATTTCTCTAAATTGCCCGAATTTTCAACCGCCGCAGAACAAGCTCTTTACTTTTTAAACCATCGATTGCCCAAGTGA
- a CDS encoding aspartate kinase has translation MADRIVCKFGGSSVAEAGQFQKVKAIVEADKRRKVVVVSAPGKRNPKETKLTDLLYTTYDLASKNLDFSVPWKMICDRYLDIAKDLNLETKIGDDLAVLESKLKNECDKITIDFLVSRGEFLCARLMAEYLGAKFVDSYDLIAFDERYRITPKSYETIAEILSDEEQLFVVPGFYGEGPHKQVKTFSRGGSDISGAVLANGINAITYENWTDVSGMLMTDPRIVENPKPISYVSYREIRELSYSGASVLHDESIAPCRAKNIPINIRNTNRPEDAGTIIGPTPEKTDFPITGIAGRKGFSMIYIEKSMMNKEVGFGRRVLAILEGEGLSYELSPSGIDSMSIVVDSKSLDAVKDAVLEDILLQMHPDRVKVFPGISLVATVGHGMTNQIGIAAKLFSALAEKDINIRIIDQGSSQINILVGVDDANMENAIRAIYSAFVK, from the coding sequence ATGGCAGATCGCATCGTTTGCAAATTCGGCGGAAGCTCTGTTGCAGAAGCCGGTCAGTTTCAAAAAGTAAAAGCAATTGTCGAAGCCGACAAGCGCCGCAAAGTCGTCGTCGTTTCCGCTCCGGGAAAACGTAACCCGAAAGAAACAAAGCTTACCGATCTTCTTTATACGACCTACGATCTCGCTTCCAAAAATTTGGATTTTTCTGTTCCTTGGAAAATGATTTGCGATCGCTACTTGGATATTGCAAAAGATTTGAATTTGGAAACGAAAATTGGCGATGACCTCGCTGTTCTCGAATCGAAATTGAAAAATGAATGCGATAAAATTACCATCGACTTTCTCGTTTCGCGCGGAGAATTTTTATGCGCCCGCTTGATGGCAGAATATCTCGGAGCAAAATTCGTCGATTCGTATGATCTCATCGCCTTTGACGAACGTTATCGCATTACGCCGAAAAGTTATGAAACCATCGCTGAAATTCTTTCCGATGAAGAGCAACTTTTCGTCGTTCCGGGATTTTATGGCGAAGGCCCGCACAAACAAGTGAAAACTTTCTCGCGCGGCGGTTCGGATATTTCGGGCGCCGTTTTGGCAAACGGCATCAATGCGATTACCTACGAAAACTGGACCGATGTTTCGGGCATGCTCATGACGGATCCGCGAATCGTAGAAAATCCAAAGCCGATCAGCTATGTGAGTTACCGCGAAATTCGCGAACTTTCGTATTCGGGAGCAAGCGTTCTCCACGATGAATCGATTGCACCGTGCCGCGCTAAAAATATTCCGATTAACATTCGCAACACAAATCGTCCCGAAGATGCGGGAACAATTATCGGGCCAACTCCCGAAAAAACAGATTTCCCGATTACAGGAATTGCGGGACGTAAAGGCTTCTCGATGATTTACATTGAGAAGAGCATGATGAATAAAGAAGTCGGCTTCGGTCGCCGCGTTCTCGCCATTCTCGAAGGCGAAGGACTTTCTTACGAACTCAGCCCGAGCGGCATTGACTCGATGTCTATCGTCGTCGATTCCAAAAGTTTAGATGCTGTAAAGGATGCTGTTCTCGAAGATATTCTTTTGCAAATGCATCCCGACCGCGTGAAAGTTTTCCCGGGAATCAGTCTCGTTGCAACAGTCGGCCACGGTATGACAAACCAGATTGGAATTGCTGCAAAGCTTTTCTCTGCACTTGCCGAAAAAGACATCAACATTCGCATTATCGATCAGGGTTCTTCGCAAATTAACATTCTCGTCGGCGTGGACGATGCGAATATGGAAAATGCAATTCGTGCAATTTACAGCGCATTCGTGAAGTAA
- a CDS encoding ApeP family dehydratase has translation MMTEFDTHEKVSELVPHKGKMHLLSRVVSYDVENFIAETEVDVNEKSMFYEDIYDGVPVWIAFEYMAQSVSVLIGIVCKKMNLPPKMGFILSVTNFQAYENVFRNGETVRLWVKQLVRMDKAVTFEGRAFVNDKLIATATMNTIEVDDPKQVLGV, from the coding sequence ATGATGACTGAATTTGATACGCATGAAAAAGTTTCGGAGCTTGTTCCGCACAAAGGAAAAATGCATTTGCTTTCGCGTGTGGTGTCATACGATGTGGAAAATTTTATCGCCGAAACCGAAGTTGATGTAAATGAAAAAAGCATGTTTTACGAAGATATTTACGACGGCGTTCCGGTTTGGATTGCTTTTGAATATATGGCGCAGAGCGTTTCTGTTTTAATCGGAATCGTTTGTAAAAAAATGAATCTTCCGCCGAAAATGGGATTCATTTTAAGCGTCACCAATTTTCAAGCGTATGAAAATGTTTTTCGTAATGGCGAAACGGTTCGGCTTTGGGTAAAGCAGTTGGTTCGTATGGATAAAGCGGTCACTTTTGAAGGGCGCGCTTTTGTAAACGATAAACTCATCGCAACGGCAACGATGAACACGATTGAAGTCGATGATCCGAAACAAGTTTTAGGAGTATAA
- a CDS encoding beta-ketoacyl-ACP synthase — MLYIQDFALACALGFEKETIWNALKNKLPPKFVQKKYGEKLRYVAPIALENLPHVKNSFYENHVNRLSESVLLQMEKSIEKAVQEFGNERIGIFVGSSDNGSEASLSALQEFKETNNYPKNYRLKMQQADFAAEFIADRFQIKGPIFTHSSACASSASAFASARNWIEAGFCDAAIVGGVDIETETVVLGFDSLEAVSMNPANPFSKNRSGLTIGDGAAFFLISKKKENAKFEILGIGESADADHVTAPRADGEGAVLAIQKALDDAKIKSTEIDYINLHGTGTKLNDAMESVAVNRVFGCDVPCSSTKGLTGHTLGASGALEAAFCCLTLDKKNAEHFLPVHHFDGERDLEIPQIHLVKKGETSARLNICMSNSFGFGGCNVSLILGKNDD; from the coding sequence ATGTTGTACATTCAAGATTTTGCGCTTGCGTGCGCTTTGGGATTTGAAAAAGAAACGATTTGGAATGCGTTAAAAAATAAACTTCCGCCAAAATTTGTTCAAAAAAAATATGGCGAAAAATTGCGTTATGTCGCTCCGATTGCGCTTGAAAATTTACCGCATGTGAAAAATTCATTTTACGAAAATCACGTCAATCGTTTAAGCGAATCCGTACTTTTGCAAATGGAAAAATCCATTGAAAAAGCCGTTCAAGAATTTGGAAACGAACGCATTGGAATTTTTGTGGGCTCAAGCGATAACGGTTCCGAAGCATCGCTCAGCGCTTTGCAAGAATTTAAAGAAACAAATAATTATCCGAAAAATTATCGCTTGAAAATGCAACAGGCGGATTTCGCCGCAGAATTTATTGCGGATAGATTTCAAATCAAAGGCCCGATTTTTACACATTCATCAGCGTGTGCTTCGAGTGCATCGGCGTTTGCTTCGGCGCGAAATTGGATTGAAGCGGGATTTTGCGACGCGGCAATTGTCGGCGGAGTGGATATTGAAACCGAAACCGTTGTGCTCGGCTTCGATTCTTTAGAAGCGGTTTCGATGAATCCGGCAAATCCATTTAGCAAAAATCGTTCGGGTTTAACGATTGGCGACGGCGCCGCATTCTTTTTAATTTCAAAAAAGAAAGAAAATGCAAAATTTGAAATTTTAGGAATTGGTGAAAGTGCAGATGCCGATCATGTCACCGCTCCAAGAGCCGATGGCGAAGGCGCTGTATTAGCAATTCAAAAAGCTTTAGACGATGCGAAAATCAAATCTACGGAAATCGATTACATCAATTTACACGGCACCGGAACAAAGTTAAACGATGCGATGGAAAGTGTCGCGGTGAATCGCGTTTTTGGTTGCGATGTTCCGTGTAGTTCAACGAAAGGATTAACGGGGCACACGCTTGGAGCTTCGGGCGCATTAGAAGCTGCATTTTGTTGTTTAACTTTAGACAAAAAAAATGCGGAACATTTTTTGCCGGTGCATCATTTTGATGGCGAGCGCGATTTAGAAATTCCTCAAATTCATTTGGTGAAAAAAGGTGAAACTTCTGCGCGTTTAAATATTTGCATGAGCAATTCATTTGGTTTTGGCGGCTGCAATGTGTCGCTTATTTTGGGGAAAAATGATGACTGA
- a CDS encoding DUF3261 domain-containing protein, producing MLFVLAATVWMLSACASSSKSLKENAVVYYSNSKSGELISPEFFENSLEENQQMQGHYGEKKITGMSWMQLNDSLIHLMIFSSMGNEIANLVYTKDSLIFTSKWMDAKKVKPEYIIADIQFVYYPKNVLEKHFKKVGLEFKELKNEDVFVRTLSENDTLLMKMEKSKNQIRFENLIRKYEYQIERGKE from the coding sequence ATGCTTTTCGTTTTAGCCGCTACTGTTTGGATGCTTAGCGCGTGCGCATCGTCTTCGAAAAGTTTAAAAGAAAATGCAGTGGTGTATTATTCCAATTCCAAATCGGGAGAACTCATTTCGCCAGAATTTTTTGAAAATTCTCTCGAAGAAAATCAACAGATGCAAGGGCATTATGGTGAAAAAAAAATCACAGGAATGTCGTGGATGCAATTAAATGATTCGCTCATCCATTTAATGATTTTTAGTTCGATGGGAAACGAAATCGCCAATTTAGTTTACACAAAAGATTCGTTGATTTTTACAAGCAAATGGATGGATGCAAAAAAAGTAAAACCCGAATATATAATCGCGGACATTCAATTTGTGTATTATCCGAAAAATGTTTTGGAAAAGCATTTTAAAAAAGTTGGATTGGAATTTAAAGAATTGAAAAACGAAGATGTTTTCGTGCGCACACTTTCTGAGAATGATACGCTTCTCATGAAAATGGAAAAATCAAAAAATCAAATTCGCTTTGAAAATCTCATTCGCAAATACGAATACCAAATCGAACGAGGAAAAGAATAA
- a CDS encoding lysophospholipid acyltransferase family protein, with protein sequence MKLLGILTVNIKNKNRLKEIHSCVVVANHPSFLDVLILFSLIPKANCIVKGTLSKTPFVNAIVNLFFIPNTLPFETQLQDAKIGMDAGETLIIFPEGTRTIPKEPLHFKKGAARFALFADKNIQPIYIGGNEKIGIRKHDKFFSFHPTSRYHYNLEILDPITLEKFKAHPEPSAISLLTNEMQKILEACRENDSELKSDFSI encoded by the coding sequence ATGAAATTGCTCGGCATTTTAACTGTCAATATCAAAAATAAAAATCGTTTAAAAGAAATTCACAGTTGCGTTGTTGTTGCAAATCATCCGTCTTTTTTAGATGTCTTAATTTTATTTTCGTTAATTCCCAAAGCAAATTGCATTGTAAAAGGAACTCTTTCCAAAACGCCTTTTGTAAATGCGATTGTGAATTTATTTTTTATCCCGAATACGCTTCCGTTTGAAACGCAATTACAAGATGCAAAAATCGGAATGGACGCTGGCGAAACTCTAATTATTTTCCCAGAAGGAACGCGCACAATTCCCAAAGAACCTTTGCATTTTAAAAAAGGCGCTGCACGATTTGCTTTATTTGCGGACAAAAATATTCAACCTATTTATATCGGCGGAAACGAAAAAATCGGCATTCGAAAGCACGATAAATTTTTCAGCTTTCATCCGACAAGTCGCTATCATTACAACCTTGAAATTTTAGACCCCATCACACTTGAAAAATTTAAAGCACACCCCGAACCTTCTGCAATTTCACTTTTAACAAATGAAATGCAAAAAATTCTAGAAGCGTGCCGCGAAAATGATTCAGAATTAAAATCCGATTTTTCAATTTAA